Proteins from a genomic interval of Plasmodium reichenowi strain SY57 chromosome 11, whole genome shotgun sequence:
- a CDS encoding hypothetical protein (conserved Plasmodium protein, unknown function), with protein MVNNSTLNNEKFSLFSKSVILENGKHLVNVKNEKLEEYNFLNSMTNPKVTFNAKKTKGFLILQLFLYGYLNRISSFRSNKDKDLMYPYLKILLDKEEIYRSRILDNSMNIWNETIDIEIHYIKSIIEIQLYDMDETEGIVEDEYIGSAFIDLMNLKFNTKYDMILKYLDNKTAMIKDPYFHKKNKKVSEENTKKKSINVMNNLNNFNNTTNNNNNNIDNINNINNMNNIDNMNNINNMNNIDNINNIDNMNNTNNINNINNINHINNLSNPRSIIQREENINNNKSNVNKYVNDYNVRIFIKLFSKNDYSVFFLHLYKITSLNYKYICTKNEILDNELNVNLLYENINTIKLNFDMIWLPFFSIISNFSSWKKPLYSLFFVTYFFLSFFFSKYFISFLLLFLSLILFIIVSIIRECDRIQRHANANYPQPLNKNIKSPKHKNLNCFYNVDTLNNNNLNDDTNRAYNNNESFTYWRKVRRSIYQNIQYKDYLNNKKKKRTSQKDYEEINDNYCDDGDDEDDGGDGDDNDDDYNDQSDESEENYEMKDNNEKKYEENDEKKTKKQKKEVTNKHDNDIISQNDNDIISQNDNYDDIDNTSESSTFTDSSLNNVSTNEYDNFSSNSISSSEDNILNVSNKSEQKQLKDDNKNDKYEKKFSSKNIKQSNKMNKYDNIYDNKNDNNKYNYSNNSSNININNNYYTDDNIKENNLEDSNNDDSSALNYTDDENVDPENNLSVIRTFIRNIIDDNIINNIKYIHYFIYSFTKFSQIFFFILRKFGYFLVILTLLTCCLSIYFYPMIVRTLRCIIFLCGFVILTYNFKPMNIVYRFISCFHEYYYLERKRRRTSIYNYD; from the coding sequence atggtaAACAACAGTACCCTAAATAACGAAAAATTTTCACTCTTTTCAAAAAGTGTTATTTTAGAAAATGGAAAGCATTTAgtaaatgtaaaaaatgaaaaattagaagaatacaattttttaaatagtATGACAAATCCAAAAGTTACATTTAATgcaaaaaaaacaaaaggttttttaatattacaattatttttatatggaTATTTAAATAGAATTAGTTCTTTTAGATcaaataaagataaagatCTTATGTATccatatttaaaaatattactagataaagaagaaatatatagaagTCGAATATTAGATAATTCTATGAATATATGGAATGAAACTATAGATATTGaaatacattatattaaaagtatCATAGAAATACAATTATATGATATGGACGAAACAGAAGGGATTGTAGAAGATGAATATATTGGTAGTGCTTTTATTGATTTAAtgaatttaaaatttaatacgaaatatgatatgattttaaaatatttggATAATAAAACGGCAATGATAAAGGACCcttattttcataaaaaaaataaaaaggtCTCTGAGGAAAACACTAAGAAGAAAAGTATAAATGTTATGAATAATttgaataattttaataataccactaataataataataataatattgacaatattaacaatattaacaatatgaacaatattgacaatatgaacaatattaacaatatgaacaatattgacaatattaacaatattgacaatatgaacaataCTAACAACATTAACAATATTAACAATATTAACCATATTAACAATTTAAGTAATCCTAGATCTATCATCCAAagagaagaaaatataaataataataaatcaaatgtaaataaatatgttaacGATTATAATGTTcgaatatttattaaactATTTAGTAAAAATGACTACAGtgtttttttcttacaTCTATATAAGATTACTTCATTGaactataaatatatatgcacAAAAAACGAAATATTAGATAATGAATTGAAtgttaatttattatatgagaatattaatacaattaaattaaattttgaTATGATATGGCTACCTTTCTTTTCTATAATATCTAATTTTTCTTCATGGAAAAAACcattatattcattattctttgtaacatattttttcctatccttctttttttcaaaatattttatttcttttctatTACTATTTTTAAGTTTAATCCTATTTATTATAGTTTCTATTATAAGAGAATGTGATAGGATACAAAGACACGCTAACGCTAACTATCCACAAcctttaaataaaaatataaagtCCCCAAAACATAAAAACCTCAATTGTTTTTACAACGTGGATACTTTGAACAATAATAATCTTAACGATGATACCAACCGCGCttataataacaatgaGTCCTTTACATATTGGAGGAAGGTAAGGCGAAgtatatatcaaaatatacaatataaagattatttaaataataagaaaaaaaagagaacATCGCAAAAAGACTATGAAGAAATTAATGATAACTATTGTGATGATGGtgatgatgaagatgatgGTGGCGATggtgatgataatgatgatgattatAATGATCAAAGTGATGAGAGCGaagaaaattatgaaatgaaagataataatgaaaaaaaatatgaagaaaatgatgaaaagaaaacaaaGAAACAGAAAAAAGAGGTTACAAATAAACatgataatgatattattagtcaaaatgataatgatattattagtcagaatgataattatgatgatatagATAATACAAGTGAAAGTAGCACATTTACAGATTCAtcattaaataatgtaaGCACAAATGAATACGATAACTTTAGCTCTAATTCAATTAGTAGTTCAGAAGATAACATATTAAATGTTAGTAATAAAAGTGAACAAAAACAATTaaaagatgataataagaatgataaatatgaaaaaaaattttcgtcaaaaaatataaagcagtcaaacaaaatgaataaatatgataatatatatgataataaaaatgataataataaatataattatagtaataatagtagtaatattaatattaataacaattattatactgatgataatattaaagaaaataatttagaagattctaataatgatgatagTAGTGCTCTTAATTATACCGATGATGAAAATGTTGATCcagaaaataatttaagtGTTATACGAACttttataagaaatataattgatgataatattataaataatataaaatatattcattattttatatattcttttacaaaattctcacaaattttcttttttattctaAGGAAATTTGGATACTTTCTAGTTATATTAACGCTACTTACATGTTGTCttagtatatatttttatcctATGATTGTTAGAACATTAAGatgtataattttcttatgtggatttgtaatattaacatataattttaagCCTATGAATATTGTCTATAGATTTATATCCTGTTTTcatgaatattattatttggaaagaaaaagaagacGTACCagtatttataattatgacTAG
- a CDS encoding pre-mRNA-processing factor 6, putative, producing the protein MDLTSLKNEMTKNIKNDVFKNMSINKVKYEPFGKPPPGYIPGKGRGVTGFSGGVSRDDTTDDKDKNDYSDFNYDEFHGYSESLFKDTEYDEEDKEADEIYDKIDSLMDIRRKSRRENKLKEEISKMRATKPTITQQFGDLKKNLANVTIEEWESIPTVLQYSSKQKQKKVQKNYLPAPDSLIMSRINESNIHLNFNNSASSQSGHKTPIGLGYQSSLGVQTPLGLRTPYGLQNSLSGLKTPLSGLQTPLSGLKTPLSGLKTPLSGLQTPYMRNSSSLFGMDTPLINNNIKSNMSISGLNTPFTLSGYNTPLSASNVSGYNTPLFNNTHKLSLNDLGEARGTVLSVKLDELIDNVEGQTVIDPKGYLTNLNASSLINDADIADINKARSLLKSVISTNPKHGPGWIAAARIEELAQRKDKAKEIIMKGCVVCSKNEDIWLEAVRLEEKLSEVKIILAKAIKHIPTSVKLWLEAYKKEKNVDDKRKVLRKAIECIPNSVKLWKEAISLENENNAYILLKRAVECIPQSIEMWIALARLCTYTEAQKVLNEARKKIPTSAEIWINASQLEEKQGNIKMVDIIIKRCIENLSSKNIIFDRDKWIKFAEECEQSKFTHTCESIIRNTMHIGVETLNKKRIYKQDAQNCIHNKSIHTARALYNEALKIFKTKKSLWLALANLELTHGKRENVDEVLHRAVQSCPHSSVLWLMLAKQKWLNNEIDKAREILAESFIHNQNTEEISLAAIKLERENNEFDRARFLLKKSRVQCNTPKIWMQSVQLERLLRNYKEAKILAQQALKIHKHFDKLYMIAGQIELEMYKYSNDTNINVTSDKTYIKNDYHHTKSDDIKDKNINTKGTTTAKHYTTSDNNNDGNNNTDDGNNNTDDGNNNTDDGNNNNDDGNNNNDDDNNNNDDGNNNNDDGNNNNDDGNNNNGNNNNGNNGSSCTSNNFHNKQNGDNKNKNVNNKKEEFMNISIDPYKNAQNIYEEGLKYCASSINLWLCAIDLQIEKKNYTGARALTEKAKIKIKYLNSFNNNSHILKSKEIIETNEQNYDTQDDEYNNLNKNMDGSKSVNNTASNISKSKNELEKNSSVNNNAYIKIIENYDLLWLKLIEIELCCNNKNLNPIISEALKECPSSGILWSKAIELENKNLQNSKSVSAFNHCGNNAYVILTVAKLFWVNFKIQKARKWFYRVINLNPHFGDGWATFLAFEIDQQNEINQKDIINKCIKAEPNRGYLWNKITKRVENWRLKYPQKLYKYIKDIYPHVLNKKISDPIWNIITDENVDTSFLLTNQENDKEKKDQRNESVEDEKETNNNIEEDPEKDSKEQGKTKSKEKILNEKDTTKNKRKDISTNEEGKDKKKKKK; encoded by the exons atggaTTTGACGTCgttaaaaaatgaaatgacaaaaaatataaaaaatgatgtatttaaaaatatgagTATTAATAAGGTGAAATATGAACCTTTTGGAAAACCACCACCAGGATATATTCCAGGTAAAGGTAGAGGAGTAACAGGATTTTCAGGAGGTGTGAGTAGAGATGATACAACGGATGATAAAGATAAGAATGATTATTCAGATTTTAATTATGATGAATTTCATGGATATTCTGAATCCTTATTTAAAGATACAGAAtatgatgaagaagataAAGAAGCCGatgaaatatatgataagaTTGATTCTCTTATGGATATTCGAAGAAAAAGTAGAAGAGAAAATAAACtgaaagaagaaatatCAAAAATGAGAGCTACAAAACCTACCATAACACAACAATTTGgtgatttaaaaaaaaatcttGCTAATGTTACAATAGAAGAATGGGAATCCATTCCAACCGTTTTACAATATTCATCtaaacaaaaacaaaaaaaagttcaaaaaaattatttaccTGCTCCGGATTCTTTAATTATGAGTAGAATTAATGAATCTAATATACAtcttaattttaataattctgCATCAAGTCAAAGTGGCCATAAGACACCTATTGGTTTGGGTTATCAATCCTCATTAGGAGTACAAACTCCATTAGGTTTAAGAACTCCTTATGGTTTACAAAATTCGTTAAGTGGTTTGAAAACACCATTAAGTGGTTTACAAACACCATTAAGTGGTTTGAAAACACCGTTAAGTGGTTTGAAAACACCATTAAGCGGTTTACAAACACCATATATGAGAAATTCATCCTCATTGTTTGGTATGGATACAccattaataaataataatattaaatcaAATATGTCTATTAGCGGTTTGAATACTCCATTTACCTTATCAGGATACAATACACCGCTGAGCGCATCAAATGTTAGTGGTTATAATACTCCCTTGTTTAATAATACACACAAATTATCATTAAACGATTTAGGGGAAGCAAGGGGGACTGTGTTATCAGTAAAATTAGATGAGCTTATAGATAATGTCGAAGGACAAACTGTTATTGACCCTAAGGGATATTTAACCAATTTGAATGCAAGTAGTTTAATTAATGATGCTGATATTGCTGACATAAATAAAGCTAgatcattattaaaatcTGTTATAAGTACGAACCCAAAACATGGTCCAGGTTGGATAGCTGCTGCACGAATTGAAGAATTAGCTCAAAGAAAGGATAAAGctaaagaaataattatgaaagGTTGTGTGGTTTGTtcaaaaaatgaagatatatGGTTAGAAGCTGTTAGGCtagaagaaaaattaagTGAAGTTAAAATTATTCTAGCAAAAGCAATCAAACATATACCCACATCTGTTAAGTTATGGCTAGAagcatataaaaaagaaaaaaatgtagaTGATAAAAGAAAGGTATTGAGAAAAGCCATAGAATGTATACCAAACTCAGTGAAATTATGGAAAGAAGCTATCTCTctagaaaatgaaaataatgcatatatattattaaaaagagCAGTTGAATGTATACCTCAATCTATTGAAATGTGGATAGCCTTAGCTCGATTATGTACATATACAGAAGCACAAAAAGTTTTGAATGAAgcaagaaaaaaaataccaACCAGTGCAGAAATATGGATTAATGCATCACAACTAGAAGAAAAACaaggaaatataaaaatggtagatattattattaaaagatgTATAGAAAATCTATCTTCGAAAAATATAATCTTTGATAGAGACAAATGGATAAAATTTGCGGAAGAATGTGAACAATCGAAATTTACACATACTTGTGAAAGTATTATAAGAAATACTATGCATATAGGAGTAGAAAcattaaacaaaaaaagaatatataaacaagATGCTCAAAATTGTATTCATAATAAATCTATACATACTGCAAGAGCTCTATATAATGAAgcattaaaaatatttaaaaccAAAAAATCCTTATGGCTAGCATTAGCAAATTTAGAACTTACTCATGGAAAAAGAGAAAATGTTGATGAGGTTTTACATAGAGCTGTACAGAGTTGTCCCCATTCGAGTGTTCTATGGCTTATGTTAGCTAAACAAAAATGgttaaataatgaaattgATAAAGCACGGGAAATTTTAGCTGAGTCCTTTATACATAATCAAAATACTGAAGAGATATCTCTAGCTGCAATTAAATTAGAAAgagaaaataatgaatttGATAGAGCTCGCTTTTTATTGAAAAAATCAAGGGTACAATGTAATACACCTAAAATATGGATGCAGTCTGTTCAACTCGAGAGGTTAttaagaaattataaagaaGCCAAAATTTTGGCTCAGCAAGCGTTAAAAATACACAAGCACTTTGATAAGTTGTATATGATAGCTGGTCAGATAGAATTagaaatgtataaatattcaaatgatactaatataaatgtaacAAGTGATAAAACGTATATCAAAAATGATTATCATCATACTAAATCGGATGATATTAAAGATAAGAATATTAATACAAAAGGTACAACAACCGCAAAGCATTATACTACCagtgataataataatgatggtaataataatactgatgatggtaataataatactgatgatggtaataataatactgatgatggtaataataataatgatgatggtaataataataatgatgatgataataataataatgatgatggtaataataataatgatgacggtaataataataatgatgatggtaataataataatggtaataataataatggtaATAATGGTAGCAGCTGTACGTCtaataattttcataataaacaaaatggagataataaaaataaaaatgttaataataaaaaggaggaatttatgaatatttcTATTGATCCATATAAAAACGCTCAGAATATATACGAAGAAGGTCTAAAATATTGTGCGTCATCAATTAATTTATGGTTATGTGCTATCGATTTacaaatagaaaaaaagaattatacAGGTGCTAGAGCATTAACTGAGAAAGCAAAAATCAAAATCAAGTATttaaattcttttaataataatagtcatattttaaaaagtaaagaaattattgaaaccaatgaacaaaattatgatacacaggatgatgaatataataacttaaataaaaatatggatGGTTCCAAGAGTGTTAATAATACAGCAAGTAATATATCCAAATCCAAAAATGAACTTGAAAAAAACTCATCAGTTAATAATAATGcttatattaaaataatcgaaaattatgatttattatGGTTAAAATTAATAGAAATTGAATTAtgttgtaataataaaaatttaaatcCTATAATTTCAGAAGCTTTAAAAGAATGTCCATCCTCTGGTATTTTATGGTCAAAGGCTATAGAActagaaaataaaaatttacaaaACAGTAAATCAGTTAGTGCTTTTAATCACTGTGGTAATAATGCGTATGTTATATTAACGGTAGCAAAATTATTCTGGGTGAATTTTAAAATACAAAAAGCTAGGAAATGGTTCTATAGAGTAATTAACCTTAATCCTCATTTTGGAGATGGATGGGCAACATTTCTAGCTTTCGAAATTGATcaacaaaatgaaataaatcaaaaagatataataaacaaatgTATAAAAGCTGAACCAAACAGAG GCTATTTGTGGAACAAAATTACTAAGAGAGTAGAAAACTGGAGGCTAAAATATCcacaaaaattatataaatatattaaggATATATATCCTCATGTtctaaataaaaaaatttcagACCCAATTTGGAATATTATTACGGACGAAAATGTAGACACTAGTTTTTTGTTAACAAATCAAGAGAAcgataaagaaaaaaaagatcAACGTAATGAATCTGTTGaagatgaaaaagaaacaaataataacattGAGGAAGATCCAGAGAAAGATTCAAAGGAACAAGGTAAAACTAAATCAAAAGAGAAAATTCttaatgaaaaagataCAACGAAAAACAAGAGAAAAGATATAAGCACTAATGAAGAAggaaaagataaaaaaaaaaagaaaaaataa
- a CDS encoding hypothetical protein (conserved Plasmodium protein, unknown function), whose amino-acid sequence MSKKYYEKLLSDIQNQSKPVESKFGSYILQKFGWEKGKGLGKHENGDVKIIKIKKYGEHGLGYNEHEENNNGMWWENMYNNCAKKINTDNNKNTTNSSTSNNNSKEKIVKNNQNLKYSLFVKKDTCIISSACTSLEQQQQQQSEDEKINKTQDIKIKNKHINKNENNIHNIKLITNKSSEQNHDEYVKRNKXXXXXXXXXXXXHKHKSEDKNDGDNTVD is encoded by the exons ATGTcgaaaaaatattatgaaaaattgTTAAGTGATATTC aaaatCAATCCAAACCCGTTGAATCAAAATTTGGTTCGTACATTCTTCAAAAGTTTGGATGGGAAAA GGGTAAGGGATTGGGAAAACACGAAAATGGAGACgtgaaaattataaagataaaaaaatatggagAACATGGG CTTGGATATAATGAACatgaagaaaataacaATGGAATGTGGTGGGAAAATATGTACAATAATTGTGCCAAGAAAATCAATActgataataataagaatacAACAAATAGTAGTActagtaataataattcaaaagaaaaaattgtgaaaaataatcaaaatttAAAGTATTCATTATTTGTTAAAAAAGATACTTGTATAATAAGTTCGGCTTGCACTAGCCTAgaacaacaacaacaacaacaatcAGAAGACGAAAAAATCAACAAAACACaagatattaaaattaagaataaacatattaataagaatgaaaataatatacataatattaaattaataacTAATAAATCCAGCGAACAAAATCATGATGAATAtgtaaaaagaaataagNNNNNNNNNNNNNNNNNNNNNNNNNNNNNNNNNNNGCATAAACATAAAAGtgaagataaaaatgatggTGATAATACGGTCGActaa